The genomic interval AAACTGATACCTATACTATAAATATtgggttttttaaaaaataaatgacaCCAGAAAAACTGAGACGAGCCAAACGCGTCCCGTCCTTGTCCATACTCGCTCCCCACCCTACACAaaatctctctcactctcactctctctcactctcccccgcccctcctctccctccgccccctcatGCTTCgctcgccatctcctcctctccctctcgcctccctcttGCAGCGGAtacggcggcggtagcggcatCGGcgacggatttttttttcctacaactTGTGAGTCAATGTCCTACATGGTAATTAGTTATTTGATACCCgacgcattattttattattttacaaAAGACAAGTTTATCCTTGAGAACAACCACAGCCACCACCTCCTCATCATTGCCGCGGTGGTGGCCGTAGCCATGCTACTCCTTCTGCTCCTACTGACTATCGTGCTCCACCTTTGGAGCCACCGCTGCCGTCCCACTCTCTTGTTATTGCCGCCACCGGACAGCTAGCTCTGCAGATACTCCCATCATGCGGTCCGCCGCGGCACGGGCGGGTTCCGCCCATCCAGTCTTGGCCGCGGCGCCACCTCGCAGGTCAACCTCGCCATCTTTCCCTGACATGTCGCTCACCGCTATGAGATTCCTTAACCGGGCTAGGCGGCTCGCCGTCATATGCGACGTGGCATGCACGACGCCGCGTCGTACGGCTAAGGCGATCGCTTTGATCGACACTAAGAACCTCGCTGCGCATCTCGTGCACATCTCAGTAATAATTATCCTATCCTATGCATGAAATGAGTCAGAGGCCCACAATAGCTCCACCACTAGTGTCTATTGCCGCTAGTGTCTCTAATATGTTGTCTCgtggaaaattttaatttttttttacaatcgaTAATTTTTATCTCAAACAAATATTAACGTGCAAGTATTTTAATTGTTTGCATTTTATACTATTTAGCGGTTTCTTTTACCCGTAACGAAGCACGTCTATTTTGCtagtaataataaaataaaatattacttGTCTGTAAAGTTGGTACGTGTATGTCAAAAATAGTTTGTTTTCAGCGAAATTCAATCTTGTGGTTACCACAATCTAGAGCACAATGGCACTTGACTGTAATTATCTAAAGTCTCAAGCACGTACACTATGTACGACCAGTAAAAATATCTAGACTGCAGCTCcctcttttttcctctctcttcccgtctttctccgcctctctccctcctcactTTCTCCGTTTATTCCTCTACCTCAATGTTGCCGGCCGATCCACCACATCGTCGACGGCCTATCCACAACATCGTCGCCGGCCTTCTTTTTCCCTTGAGTTGCCGGCCAGATCCACGATGCCATCACCATGGAGGTCCTCCTGGAGGGCGAAgacgtggaggcggcggtggtatTCGGAGGCGAGCAGCTTGAGGCGGAGAGAGTGGTCGGAGACGGGGAGGCCGAGTGAGCCATGGATGGATTCGCCTCactcgccatctcctcctctccatcttgCTTCTCTCCCGCGGTAGATCCGGCAtcgatggcggcgtcggcggtggccgcgggtggatccggcggcggatgaggacggatccagcggcggcggctccctctgcccccctctctcctccctcccacggTGGATCTGACAGCGGGGACGGCGACCGCgtgtggatccggcggcggtggcgccggctgAAAGTGGATCGGGTGGTAGCAGCTTCCTCCTGCGGCGGATTCGAGGGCAGCGGCTCCTCTCGCAGTTATCCGGTGGCTGCTGCTCCCCCCTCCCCGGAGTGGCGGCCGACAGCTGCTTCCCTCCCCTGGTGTTGGCAGCAACTCCCCGCCTCCCTGGCTGCCCCTCACCTCCCCGACGTGGAGTCGACGGTGGTTTGATTTTTGATTTGTGAATATTTTGAGGATTTTGTGATTTGGAATGTTGATATAGTAACCACAGTACGACGccggtttgatttgggatgttgattttgtggagattttttattttggtttgggATTGCAATTgagtaattttgtgattcatgtATTTTGGGAATTAGGGGCAATGGGATTGGGAGCAATTGACTCGATTAGCTGATTGATCGAGTTGGCTTCTTTTATTTTCACTCCAATGCTGattgatatatatttgttttccttttcggCTTCTTTCGAGTCCGctcgggaaaaaaaattttcaaGACGGTCTCGGATTCAAACACCGACgacggacgaaaaaaatcgATCGGAAGCATTATGTGACGACCgaaaaaatccaaatatttatattagttatagatatagatattcCCATATGAACCAAATAATAATCGGTGACAATAATAGTTACCCCCGAGGTCATAGAATTGTCATAGAGGTAGAAATTGGATCGATGCTTCCACAACGAAATCGGCAAATGGATCatgataataattaattaatgtgcctcCACAGGAAACGATTTGGAGCGCTTTTGGGTTGGATAGGCCTAGTTTTTGGAACATGGGCCATTATTCACGGAGCTCGCCCCTGCCACAGATTATGATCCATTTACATTTTAATCCTTGGATTGCCTCTCGTCTTCCTGCCgctccgctcgccgtcgccgccgcaccggcggcGAACAGCGGCGGCTAATTGACCTTCCTGACGCCATTGGAAGCGCAAGGTTGGATTCTGCTTGCACTGACATGCAATGCCCAGTGGGCAGGGGCGACGCGCACCAAGAAGAAACTTGTGTCCAATATTCAAGAAGGAAATGTGAGTTTGACAAAAAGATGTGGATCGAACATCTCGAAGTTGAAACCACACAAAAATGTCTGTCATTGTGATATCGGTGTTTGGTTGCGAGGAAGAGCACTGTGTCTCTATCAGTCAGTCAGTCACATTGTGCACAGGGTTCACAAAACCGATTAGTTTTCACGAAAACTAGTCGGTTTGTGAAAACCAATCCAACCAATTTTATCTGGTTTTCGTACGACATTGATTGAAAATTGTTGGCTTCTATTGGTTTTCAGTTGGTTTTCGATAACCCGATGAGGAGCGATTTTCTACTCGAAAACGGAAAGGTAAACCCGGATTGTGTGTGTGAATGTGTTCCAAGTTTAGTTCGAGTACGCATACAAATTAGCTGATATCAAGAGAGCTTAGGACTTATTCGGTTTGAAGGAATTTCCATCCATAGGAAAAGGgaaaatatagaaatagaaatgcatgcatgaattTTCCAAAAGATTTAAGTGGATAAAAATTTCTTTATGTCTTCTCTCTACAACTCGTAGATATTCTCCTGTGCTTACAATCCTACAAACTAAATAACACTCATATAAATTAATTCTTAGAAATCTAAACACACTGTCGATTGAGATCATATTATCAGAGAGACGGGTATACGTACGCACCTGATCAACAAAATAGCTGCATTTCCCTCTCGCATTCCTCGATCTCTTGCACTGGCTATATTAGCTGGGTACGTACTGACTCTGTTCGTGGTGTGTTCCATAGCTTTGTGTGCCCAACAGGGAAGGAGTGAAACTGTCACAGCATGATCTAACCATCACGTACTCAGAAGAAGCCTCAGCTAGCCGCCTTCCTGTTCGAAACCAGCGAGCTGAGCTGATTTCTTGTCTGCAAGTTAGATCATGCTGGCAGCTTCACGCTTTCTCTTGGGCACCGGAGGatcgattcgattcgatcgaCATTGACACTCTCTCGCGCACCCAGCTAGCTGCTCGTTTATAAAGACGGCGAATCCATcgacgaagaagaagacgaggaggaggaggaggggatcgagCGGTGACATGCACATGGGGGGgcagatggatggatcgatcgatcggcggcGTAGTTTATCGCGGCCATGTCGCtgaccaggaggaggaggaggaatccgAGAGGCGATGGCAGCGTGCGGGTGCGGGTGTGTGGCCAATGAGCGGCAAGTCAAAGGGCGGGGTGGGCACATGCGACAGTGGGAGTGGGGCGTGTCGTGGCGcgacgtggaggaggagaacgTGGTGTCCTCTCGGGCTTCCTCCCCGGCAGGAATTAACTGCCCGTCTTGTCTGTCTCGAGAAGCCAAACCGCATTTTgtaaacaacttttttttttttttggtttactgcaacaacagcagcagcagccgcctaGTGGTACTCCTTCGGTTAGGCTTTTTAAGGTTATGCCATTTATCTAAAATAACACggtgtgtttagttgcaaatttttttttcaaactttcaactttttcattacatcaaaactttcctacacataaattttcaacttttccgtcagatcattccaatttcaaccaaacttctaattttagcgtgaactaaacatacccttaGGGTTTATAAAAACAAAGAATAATtacattaaaaataaataaggtAAGGAATACTTGTATTGAAATTTAATAAAGTAAAGGtatgctattttttaaaaaaatatatattaatatgtactctttttattttatattaagcATTGTCTACattaatatagatgttaatgaatatgaACAATAATAGAAAGTCTAACATTGTGAAACGGGtgaagtatttatttatttgttgctGCCACGGCTTATGCTTGGAGCATGGCAGAACGTTGGTCAAAGAAGTTAGCACACTGCAAATTTTATTGTGCGTGCATTGTCGATGTTTGCCTTTCAACAGACCGGTGTTGAAAATGGGAGCTGTAGCAGCTACTACTGCTACACTAGAATACAGTGAACAGTATTGTATATACTGATCTCTAAGGAAACAGCTGTCGACCTGTGAGTGTTACATCGAGCCTGTTACATTGTCAGGGCAATGGATTTCCAAcgaggaaaaatataggaattttagagaattttaattctataggaaaattttctatgaagccctttgaaacaaaggattgaatcatatccaatcctttgaaattcctgtGGAATGAACAATattatagagattttggaggaaatttagcaagagcttcaacctcttgataacttttctttgagtctatctctctcatccaattcctgcgttttttTCTACGGTTCAATTAAActgtcattcctgtgttttttctgcgtTTTGTAATCCTCCGTTTtgcacttacattcctatcaaaaatcctacgttttttctattcataTCAATCCTACGATTTAAAAGGACCCTAAGTATATCATTGGCTTCACACTCCAGGCTGAGAATGCAATTCAGCATAAATCAGTTCATGCGTAAAGCATGGTCAATCAGCATGCGTCCAAATATAAGATCACCACTTTATTACACTGGAGTACAGTTCACGCACAACGAATATTATTAACTGATGCAGGGAAACTGTTTTAATGAGAATAGTACATTGTTCCTCTGGAGGGAGGGATACACTCATACACAGTGCATGCTATGTGATACTAACACAAATGATAAACTGCCATGAGTACTATTGTTGAAACTTTAAATGGAAAAACAATCCCTCATGATAAATAACCTCAAAACAGTATCTGTTATTGTTACATGACTCAACAGTAGAGGGTTACATGGATCACGGATGGACCGACACTTGTACATACAGATACAGATACAAATACAGAATGGGTCATGTGCAGCAGACAGACGCCTTGGGGTTGTGAATGGCCTAAATCAATAAATTAACGCaataatgaaaaacaaaaacaaatgacACGACAAGCAACACATGGTCAGGCCAACACCGCAGCAACACAAGAGGCGGGAAACGGGGCTGGCTGCTACAAAACTGACACAGGATGAACTCCAGAGAACTCAGAACAATGCTGCCACCGGCTTTGGTTTTGGTTCGATTTCTCGTGTTCCGCATCGCCAGCACTCAAAGAATAAGCGGCATGCTGGTCAGAAGTTCAAACCAAGCGAGGCCAGATCTGTTGACCTGCTAAAACCACCCAGCATAACTTGCCATCCTGGCGCAGGCCGATCTGGCTGGCTGTCTCATCAACAGGTTCCTGATTCAAGATCCACATTTTCACCTTATGTCATACTGATTTAAGATCCACACTTTCACCTCATGTCATAGCATGTGGGTAGAGAGCACAGTAAATTGTAAACCGCCTCAGCTTTTGGGCGCTCAGATGCAATTCCTTTAGTGCACTGGTAGAAGAGATCTATCAACAGTCTTAGTTTTTCTGCATGAGCATCAGATGTGATACCCAACTCCAGCCTCGTAATTGGCTTGTCTAACGTCCAGAACGCTTCTAGTTCTTGAGTTAGTCTTGGTCTTTGCTTCTTCCTCTGATTATAGAAAATTCAGATCATTGTTAATCCTGATGTACACAGAGACAGGTAATTGATTGTGATGTAATGGACCTACCATTATGAGATCATATATTTCTGAATCAGGTAGGCCCTGGTAGGGTATCCGAAGTGTAAGCATCTCCAATAAAAAACAGCCAAATGACCAGATATCAACTTcctgcaatatatatatatatatatatatatatatatatatatatatatatatatatatatatatatatatatatatatatatataaacatcaaGCAATTATATGGAGTGTTGATTTGACTACATGCTAGAAGGTACCTAGGAGCATATTGTTGATATTCACATAATAATTTAAAGAAGTGGATGTACACTGGATATCAACATAAGTGATACTACATCCATTTCACTTTACTTGTCATCTAGCATTCAATTTGTTTATCAAAGTGTCATTCTCACATTCCAAAACATTTTTAGAGGTTACTTCCTACCCTTCATCAATACTAGTACTCCACACAAGGACTTTTAATGCTTGCTTTTGGGAAAATTGATTGGGATGTACTTATTGAGGGTAACCATGTAATTTGCCACACCTCCTTGTTTGGTGTGAGATTTGCTAGAATGACAAGTAAACTGAAATGTAGGGAGTAACTCTAATGGCCTagtacaaaagaaaaaggaagagttttcaccaaaaaaaaagtgatgctttaagaaaaatgaaaataactAAACTGGTTCAAATTTGGATAGCACATGCTAATAAAAAATCATTCGCTCAGATGTCAAAATATTATGATAACCGCCTCAACTACAAAAACATAATAATAACAATGGTGCAGCATTTGGTTTCCTCAGCCAGAATGCAGAACAATTAAACTAGCATTGATATCAACAAGACAGAACTGTGGAATAAAAGCATACCAGTCCATATTGGTTTTTGTCTCGCATGGCACGAAGAACCTCTGGAGCCATCCAGCATGGTGTACCAACACAAACATTGGGTGGATATGTCCCAAGGTGAGCTATACAGCATGTGTGGGAGAGAGAATGCAAAGGAATTGCGTTGTCGAAATCAGAGAGTTTGACTACTGGTGTGCCATCACTTCTCTCTAAATCCAGATCAACCAAAACATTCTCACTTTTTATGTCCCGATGAATAACTAGCTTTTTGTGCAGCTCCAACAATGCACAAGCAACTTCTCGTACAATGTAGAATGCCAGGTCAATAGGTGCATGCTTCTTGCCCTCTTTCAGCAATTTTGTCAAATAACCCTAACAAGAGAAAACAAAGGCCTTAAGTTAACGAAAAGAACACTGAAGGTGATTACATAAGGAGTCATATGCATACCTTCAGAGACCCTCCTTTCACATACTCCATCATAATTGTGGACTGTAATATCTTGTATTCCTTATCATCATCAGCTTGAACCCATTTAGAATAAAGCTGATGACCATATATTTCCACTATGGATTGGTGCTTCCTTAGGGCACCCAGCATTCTTACTTCCGCGAGAAGCttgtattcaaaatttttaacttCATCACTAGAAGCACATCGAGTGTCTAGATATCTTACCTGCATTTAATAGCAACATCAACTAACTCCAAACAAAAAGACAAAGGCgtgacaaataaataaaaaaataacaaacctTTGCTGCCGCATCAACAGCACCAATTTTGCAGTAGTAGACTGAACTAGAAGCTGTAGTTTCTATTTCTTTGCACAGTGAGACAGAAGGAAAGGGAGACCGTGGAGTATAACCCTGATCATCAAGTATGATCTGAAGCCGACTGAGTGGAACATACCTAAAACAATATGCAACAAAGGGTAAATTCTCAGAACAGGTTCAAGTCAAATAGCAATTACTGGAAACACTTCCTTTTCCATTACATTATTTTCGAAACCTAGGGACTCAGTAAGTTAGAATGTTGGATtcaaaagaatatatatgtaaaatgtATACTTGTTTCCAATAACTAACTGAAATAAGATGGGTAAGATGCATGCAACTAGATCAGCGGATGAGATTACTTACCATCAAGTGAACAAAATAACAGTAGATCAAATGGATATCTATCTATtagaaacacaaaaaaaaaggatgattGATGAATAGGTTATCTTTGTTAAGAGTGAATATAGCTTCTGAACTTCAGAACTAACTAAAAAATGATGATAGTATGGCAGATGGACAGGAGTTCTTATGTTTTCTAACTTCAATCGTATATAGATTACTTATGATATAAATAAGGACCAAAAAATGATGTTAGCTATTGGCAACATTAGGAAAATGTCATGTTGTCATCTCTTTTTGCTAACATGACAATACCACACATTGGAACAGTTCAAATAgtgaaaatattataaaaacatCTTCGGtctaaaaattattacaaaaacATCATAGTAGGTTAAAACAACATAAATTACACACAAAGCAAAAACATGTAGCACAGACAGATTTTAGGATCACAGTGTGTTTACCTGCAAAAGTACTCTGGATCTGTCTCTTCCTTTATATTGGTTGGGTAGCATGCATCCACTATCATCCTTACCCATGTATTCCCTTTTCTAACAGGAACAACATTCCAAGCATGAGGTGTGTAGTCAAGATGCCCCCGCACAAGCTCACAAGGAATTGGAGGGTCTGCTCGATCGCACAAGTACTGCAGTGGATATGGTTGCAATGTTAAAGAGCAAATATAGAATGAGCTCAGGCCAAAGAAACGAGGAGTTACCTTCATTAGGACAGCTCGGTGCCTACAAACACCAAATTGCAGTGCTCCTATCGGTACAATTCCTGAATTTCTCCTTTCTTTGATGATATGTATTGATTTATCGCACAGGCGAGTAAAATCAAAGTGGCCGTAAAGATTATTGATCCGCTTAGATGCTTCAGTGCTGTCACATATGCTCCCAGCAGAACAAGTGCAAACAAAAGGTTGCTCCTTTCTCAAGCTAACAATAGCTCTCCGTGTTCTACTGAGAGAAGCACTTCTATCACAACCTCCAAAGCAGTCAGAAACAAACAAAGCAAGCACAGATGCCCTTAGTAAGTCCTGGCCTGCATCTTCATCAGCTACAAAACAGCTTGGCATTTTCAAATTAGACAGCAATATTTGTGCTGAAGACGCGATTGCATCCAACTCTTCATCTTGTTCTCTGaacgaaaaaaaaggaagtcaAAACATGCACACTATGCAAAATAGAGAGAGCCTAAGTATAGATAGGAGTGTGCACTAACCGGTCCAAGAGAATAACTTCACGTGCATATAGTCCAATACTCCGCTCATACTCCTCTAATGGCATGAAAGGCATATCTCGTCCTGCATCATAGAAGCCATCTGGTAGATGATCATCAATGCTGCAGAACGATTGCACACTGTACTTATAGGATAACTTTGAGCATTCATCAAATGGTCTAGGGCATTTGCTAGGTTTAGGATTGCAGTCCATATCAGGGTGCCTTTTAGATTTCCATGAATGCTTAGATGTTTCTGAAGGATTCTCTTCAACAACCACAGCAGCATCATGGACTGATGATGCAGAATCCTCTAGTTCGTTTTCAACACTGCGGATCCTTCTCCTGCTCAAAATATCAGTGTTACCGCTGATACAAGAACAGTTGCCATGGCTTTTCATACTTAATCCAGGCTTTTCTTCTTCATTATGGTCCTGTAACATCATGCCACTATCTTTAATATGCCCATAGGAGTTATCATCAACTATACATGACAAGTCCTCAGATATAGAACTTGTTTCTTTTGGCAAATCCTGTAATGAAGCTTCTTCATCAATGCCTTTCATCTCTGACTTGTTTTCCATATCATGCAACGGGCTCTCATCTTCTGTCATATTCACAGCCATTTCATCAACATAATCATCATTGAGCTTGCTCCTGCTTGATTCCAAACGCTCTTGACGAGCTTGTTGTTGCAGGCAATCCCGCCGCTTCCAACCTTTCTTTGTTTTCTGTGTGGGATGAACTTTTAAATTTGCGGAAGCTTCTGGATGTGAACATAAACGTGAAGCACTGCAAGTACGATTCATACTTCTAGATTCTGCTGAAGTGTTGCTCACAACAGCTATAGATTTTAGTTTGCCAGGCTTCATATTGTTTTCACCATTTCCTCTCATGTCACAACATACCCATGCAGGAATAACACAAGAATTGGAGATCCTATTAAACTTgagacagagaaaaaaaaaagtcagtcTGGTATATAAATCCTAAATACCATAACACAATGCAAAAGTTCCACAGTACAATCACTGCAAGCATTAAAAGAAAAGATCAAAACTCttgtcaaaaaaaagagagagaaccaCAGTGCCACATTATTTATCTTATAAATCCACTCCACTAGCTGCGAGATATTTCTTTTTGGCTAGACATTTCTATAGATGTTTTTCTAGTTCCAGATAAACTCTTGTACTTGCACTTTCATTGAATTTCAATGGCAACAGAAAAAATTGGACAAAGATCATTAACCCATTGATAGTTCCTTTACTCAAAAGTGACAAACATCTCTCTTCAAATACAACAGTTAATAATGTTCTTAAAAATGTTGAGGTTTTGATCCACAAAGTGAACCAATCCATAGAATCAGAAAAGGCTACAGAAACTAGATAATTGAGATCTAAAAAATCAGAAATTACTGGACAAGACCAGGAAGGATATCAAATAAATTGAGACAGTATCATGTTTAACCATGACAGCTCAATTCACAGCAAAAAAAGATGCCATTTATACAAAATAAACAGGtaggaaaaaataaattatgttaaTAAATAATAAGATATACCTGAAGATTTAAATACTGTAGTGTAAGCATAGAAATGAGTTTAACTGATCCAAGGGAAGTCAATCTGTTGTTTGATAAATCAAGGCTTTCAAGACATCTCAAAGAAGAGATTCCTGATGGTAGATCCACCAACTTATTATTAGTCACTTTGAGGAACTTTAGGGCACCCAACTCAGTTATACAGTTAGGCAAGTTCTTCAACTTGTTGAACGAAAGATCAAGTTCTTGCAGCTTCCTTAGGGAGCCAATTTCAGGAGGGAGGTACCTATAGAATGTAAAAAAAGGGGTTGAGAAATCATCATTTCTTCTATTTGAAGGAGTGAGAGAAAATGATTAACTTAATATAGCCTAAAATAGAAACATTATCAGAAATATTGTATAATTTCCAATAGTTGGTCTAACTACCACTCTGGGTAACCAGATGCTGTACAGCACGCACTCTC from Oryza glaberrima chromosome 3, OglaRS2, whole genome shotgun sequence carries:
- the LOC127766670 gene encoding uncharacterized protein LOC127766670 isoform X3, producing MAPAAADPDADDPPARRSDATDVAGNTWDLAALPPPPPAARGGGGEVYIYRNTYNLVPRSIGGCRGSVRSLKFFGNDVEVLPPEAGELDQLESLQVKVSAPRVSGAPLRRMRALKELELSIVPPRPSACSILVEVAALKCLTKLTICHFSIRYLPPEIGSLRKLQELDLSFNKLKNLPNCITELGALKFLKVTNNKLVDLPSGISSLRCLESLDLSNNRLTSLGSVKLISMLTLQYLNLQFNRISNSCVIPAWVCCDMRGNGENNMKPGKLKSIAVVSNTSAESRSMNRTCSASRLCSHPEASANLKVHPTQKTKKGWKRRDCLQQQARQERLESSRSKLNDDYVDEMAVNMTEDESPLHDMENKSEMKGIDEEASLQDLPKETSSISEDLSCIVDDNSYGHIKDSGMMLQDHNEEEKPGLSMKSHGNCSCISGNTDILSRRRIRSVENELEDSASSVHDAAVVVEENPSETSKHSWKSKRHPDMDCNPKPSKCPRPFDECSKLSYKYSVQSFCSIDDHLPDGFYDAGRDMPFMPLEEYERSIGLYAREVILLDREQDEELDAIASSAQILLSNLKMPSCFVADEDAGQDLLRASVLALFVSDCFGGCDRSASLSRTRRAIVSLRKEQPFVCTCSAGSICDSTEASKRINNLYGHFDFTRLCDKSIHIIKERRNSGIVPIGALQFGVCRHRAVLMKYLCDRADPPIPCELVRGHLDYTPHAWNVVPVRKGNTWVRMIVDACYPTNIKEETDPEYFCRYVPLSRLQIILDDQGYTPRSPFPSVSLCKEIETTASSSVYYCKIGAVDAAAKVRYLDTRCASSDEVKNFEYKLLAEVRMLGALRKHQSIVEIYGHQLYSKWVQADDDKEYKILQSTIMMEYVKGGSLKGYLTKLLKEGKKHAPIDLAFYIVREVACALLELHKKLVIHRDIKSENVLVDLDLERSDGTPVVKLSDFDNAIPLHSLSHTCCIAHLGTYPPNVCVGTPCWMAPEVLRAMRDKNQYGLGLPDSEIYDLIMRKKQRPRLTQELEAFWTLDKPITRLELGITSDAHAEKLRLLIDLFYQCTKGIASERPKAEAVYNLLCSLPTCYDMR
- the LOC127766670 gene encoding uncharacterized protein LOC127766670 isoform X2; amino-acid sequence: MAPAAADPDADDPPARRSDATDVAGNTWDLAALPPPPPAARGGGGEVYIYRNTYNLVPRSIGGCRGSVRSLKFFGNDVEVLPPEAGELDQLESLQVKVSAPRVSGAPLRRMRALKELELSIVPPRPSACSILVEVAALKCLTKLTICHFSIRYLPPEIGSLRKLQELDLSFNKLKNLPNCITELGALKFLKVTNNKLVDLPSGISSLRCLESLDLSNNRLTSLGSVKLISMLTLQYLNLQFNRISNSCVIPAWVCCDMRGNGENNMKPGKLKSIAVVSNTSAESRSMNRTCSASRLCSHPEASANLKVHPTQKTKKGWKRRDCLQQQARQERLESSRSKLNDDYVDEMAVNMTEDESPLHDMENKSEMKGIDEEASLQDLPKETSSISEDLSCIVDDNSYGHIKDSGMMLQDHNEEEKPGLSMKSHGNCSCISGNTDILSRRRIRSVENELEDSASSVHDAAVVVEENPSETSKHSWKSKRHPDMDCNPKPSKCPRPFDECSKLSYKYSVQSFCSIDDHLPDGFYDAGRDMPFMPLEEYERSIGLYAREVILLDREQDEELDAIASSAQILLSNLKMPSCFVADEDAGQDLLRASVLALFVSDCFGGCDRSASLSRTRRAIVSLRKEQPFVCTCSAGSICDSTEASKRINNLYGHFDFTRLCDKSIHIIKERRNSGIVPIGALQFGVCRHRAVLMKYLCDRADPPIPCELVRGHLDYTPHAWNVVPVRKGNTWVRMIVDACYPTNIKEETDPEYFCRYVPLSRLQIILDDQGYTPRSPFPSVSLCKEIETTASSSVYYCKIGAVDAAAKVRYLDTRCASSDEVKNFEYKLLAEVRMLGALRKHQSIVEIYGHQLYSKWVQADDDKEYKILQSTIMMEYVKGGSLKGYLTKLLKEGKKHAPIDLAFYIVREVACALLELHKKLVIHRDIKSENVLVDLDLERSDGTPVVKLSDFDNAIPLHSLSHTCCIAHLGTYPPNVCVGTPCWMAPEVLRAMRDKNQYGLMLTLRIPYQGLPDSEIYDLIMRKKQRPRLTQELEAFWTLDKPITRLELGITSDAHAEKLRLLIDLFYQCTKGIASERPKAEAVYNLLCSLPTCYDMR
- the LOC127766670 gene encoding uncharacterized protein LOC127766670 isoform X1 → MAPAAADPDADDPPARRSDATDVAGNTWDLAALPPPPPAARGGGGEVYIYRNTYNLVPRSIGGCRGSVRSLKFFGNDVEVLPPEAGELDQLESLQVKVSAPRVSGAPLRRMRALKELELSIVPPRPSACSILVEVAALKCLTKLTICHFSIRYLPPEIGSLRKLQELDLSFNKLKNLPNCITELGALKFLKVTNNKLVDLPSGISSLRCLESLDLSNNRLTSLGSVKLISMLTLQYLNLQFNRISNSCVIPAWVCCDMRGNGENNMKPGKLKSIAVVSNTSAESRSMNRTCSASRLCSHPEASANLKVHPTQKTKKGWKRRDCLQQQARQERLESSRSKLNDDYVDEMAVNMTEDESPLHDMENKSEMKGIDEEASLQDLPKETSSISEDLSCIVDDNSYGHIKDSGMMLQDHNEEEKPGLSMKSHGNCSCISGNTDILSRRRIRSVENELEDSASSVHDAAVVVEENPSETSKHSWKSKRHPDMDCNPKPSKCPRPFDECSKLSYKYSVQSFCSIDDHLPDGFYDAGRDMPFMPLEEYERSIGLYAREVILLDREQDEELDAIASSAQILLSNLKMPSCFVADEDAGQDLLRASVLALFVSDCFGGCDRSASLSRTRRAIVSLRKEQPFVCTCSAGSICDSTEASKRINNLYGHFDFTRLCDKSIHIIKERRNSGIVPIGALQFGVCRHRAVLMKYLCDRADPPIPCELVRGHLDYTPHAWNVVPVRKGNTWVRMIVDACYPTNIKEETDPEYFCRYVPLSRLQIILDDQGYTPRSPFPSVSLCKEIETTASSSVYYCKIGAVDAAAKVRYLDTRCASSDEVKNFEYKLLAEVRMLGALRKHQSIVEIYGHQLYSKWVQADDDKEYKILQSTIMMEYVKGGSLKGYLTKLLKEGKKHAPIDLAFYIVREVACALLELHKKLVIHRDIKSENVLVDLDLERSDGTPVVKLSDFDNAIPLHSLSHTCCIAHLGTYPPNVCVGTPCWMAPEVLRAMRDKNQYGLEVDIWSFGCFLLEMLTLRIPYQGLPDSEIYDLIMRKKQRPRLTQELEAFWTLDKPITRLELGITSDAHAEKLRLLIDLFYQCTKGIASERPKAEAVYNLLCSLPTCYDMR